The following coding sequences are from one Corticium candelabrum chromosome 20, ooCorCand1.1, whole genome shotgun sequence window:
- the LOC134195519 gene encoding uncharacterized protein LOC134195519 has product MNTDGVQLFKSPQTSMWPVYFRINELPPTLRSSKKYLLLAAVWCRQEKPPMHWFLRPVIDRLNRLYTEDLPAKALLLHCQQYNGCFGCSECEIKGQVVPRLRGHTTSFWQQSLAIKRTHKSVCHQAQVALQTNKVVVGVKGYSPLSWLDEFDVVKQTPIDYMHCVLLGVTKMLLNLWFNSRNKTNPYYNGHHTGLIDERLSSIFPPTEISRKPGLISKMSDWKASQYRAFLLYYMVPVLADVLDQQYWIHAFCLASALHSLLSSSITADDLLVIDQSLNQFVTDMKLHYGLEYCSMNVHLLTHLVDHVKLFGPLWTHSCFEFESANLRLRNLVHGKRYPDQQIVNGWHREHCAFNISQKSKEVQALHESLSHSSVRSENNCNEVALKCKRKQCLDADQVSALMMVLGQAPEACELYTRASWSGKTFCSSGYLKSKRMNSVVQFQKSVGTTQFGLIDCFVSPIPSMADFAAALVLPFDARPLAPTGVPLIQQKWLAVSLRPRSDLLAIPKKNIVRKCVYVQISSTRFRNAQSYLSLIPNEIEVD; this is encoded by the exons ATGAATACCGATGGAGTTCAGTTGTTTAAATCACCACAAACAAGCATGTGGCCAGTGTATTTCAGAATTAATGAGTTACCACCTACTCTAAG GTCATCAAAGAAAtatcttcttcttgctgcagttTGGTGTAGACAAGAAAAACCACCGATGCACTGGTTTCTCAGGCCTGTCATTGATCGACTTAATCGACTATATACTGAAG ATTTACCAGCTAAGGCTCTGCTTCTCCACTGCCAACAGTACAACGGTTGCTTTGGATGCTCAGAGTGTGAAATAAAAGGGCAAGTGGTACCAAGGCTTAGAGGCCACACTACATCTTTCTGGCAACAGTCTCTTGCCATTAAGCGAACGCACAAGTCTGTATGTCATCAAGCTCAAGTAGCTCTCCAAACAAATAAG GTAGTTGTGGGAGTAAAGGGTTACTCACCACTTAGCTGGCTTGATGAATTTGACGTAGTCAAACAGACACCTATAGACTACATGCATTGTGTTCTCTTAGGAGTCACTAAGATGTTACTCAATCTATGGTTTAACAGTCGCAACAAGACTAATCCGTACTACAATGGGCATCACACTGGCCTGATTGACGAGAGATTGTCAAGTATCTTTCCTCCTACAGAGATATCACGAAAGCCAGGGTTAATATCTAAGATGAGTGATTGGAAGG CATCTCAGTACCGGgcatttttgttgtattaCATGGTCCCTGTATTAGCAGATGTTCTTGATCAGCAGTATTGGATTCATGCGTTTTGCTTGGCTTCTGCACTTCATTCTCTTCTGTCCTCGTCAATAACTGCAGATGACCTACTAGTCATCGACCAGTCATTGAATCAGTTTGTGACTGATATGAAACTACATTATG GTCTGGAATACTGCTCTATGAACGTTCATTTACTCACACATCTGGTCGATCATGTCAAATTATTTGGGCCTTTATGGACTCATTCATGCTTTGAATTTGAATCAGCCAACCTGAGACTCAGGAATTTGGTACATGGGAAGCGTTATCCTGACCAACAG ATTGTTAATGGATGGCACCGTGAGCATTGTGCCTTTAACATAAGTCAAAAGAGCAAGGAAGTTCAAGCACTGCACGAATCACTGTCCCATTCAAGTGTGAG ATCCGAGAATAACTGCAATGAGGTGGCATTGAAGTGTAAAAGAAAACAATGTTTGGATGCAGATCAGGTCTCTGCTTTGATGATGGTACTTGGGCAGGCACCTGAAGCTTGTGAACTGTACACGAGAGCAAGTTGGAGTGGGAAGACCTTTTGCAGTTCAGGCTACTTGAAATCAAAGAGGATGAACAGTGTGGTCCAGTTTCAGAAGTCTGTGGGAACCACTCAGTTTGGGCTCATAGATTGTTTTGTGAGCCCAATTCCATCCATGGCAGACTTTGCTGCTGCACTAGTGCTGCCTTTTGATGCTAGACCTTTGGCTCCGACAGGTGTACCATTAATTCAACAAAAATGGCTGGCAGTATCTTTGAGACCAAGAAGTGACTTGCTGGCTATTCCTAAAAAGAACATTGTCCGGAAGTGTGTCTATGTCCAGATATCCAGCACCAGATTCAGAAATGCTCAGTCCTATCTATCTCTCATCCCTAATGAAATAGAAGTAGATTGA